The following are encoded in a window of Raphanus sativus cultivar WK10039 unplaced genomic scaffold, ASM80110v3 Scaffold0504, whole genome shotgun sequence genomic DNA:
- the LOC108852637 gene encoding UDP-glucose 4-epimerase 2, protein MAKNILVTGGSGYIGSHTVLQLLNGGYSAVVVDNLDNSSAVSLERVKKLAGQNGDRLSFHQVDLRDRPALEKIFSETKFDAVIHFAGLKAVGESVEKPLLYYNNNIAGTITLLEVMSQNGCKNLVFSSSATVYGWPKEVPCTEESPISATNPYGRTKLFIEEICRDVHRSDPEWKIILLRYFNPVGAHPSGYIGEDPLGVPNNLMPYIQQVAVGRRPHLTVFGTDYKTKDGTGVRDYIHVTDLADGHIAALRKLDDLKINCEVYNLGTGNGTSVLEMVAAFEKVSGKKIPLVMAGRRPGDAEIVYASTEKAERELNWKAKHGIEDMCRDLWNWASNNPYGYDSSKGSS, encoded by the exons ATGGCAAAGAATATTCTGGTCACCGGCGGCTCTGGCTACATCGGAAGCCATACTGTGCTTCAACTGCTTAACGGTGGTTACTCCGCCGTAGTTGTTGACAACCTCGACAATTCCTCCGCTGTTTCTCTCGAACGCGTTAAGAAACTCGCCGGCCAAAACGGAGACCGCCTCTCCTTCCACCAG GTGGATCTCCGAGACAGGCCTGCCCTTGAGAAGATTTTCTCAGAAACTAA gTTTGATGCAGTGATACACTTTGCTGGACTTAAAGCTGTAGGTGAGAGTGTGGAGAAGCCTTTGCtctattataataataacattGCTGGCACTATTACTCTTTTGGAGGTTATGTCTCAAAACGGCTGCAAAAAT CTTGTGTTTTCGTCGTCAGCTACTGTCTATGGCTGGCCAAAAGAGGTTCCTTGCACTGAGGAGTCCCCAATTTCTGCAACCAACCCATATGGCCGTACTAAG CTTTTTATTGAAGAGATTTGCCGGGATGTACATCGCTCTGACCCTGAATGGAAGATCATATTGCTTAGATACTTTAACCCTGTTGGTGCACATCCTAGTGGCTACATTGGTGAAGATCCTCTTGGAGTTCCAAACAATCTCATGCCTTATATCCAACAAGTTGCGGTTGGCCGGAGACCTCATCTCACCGTATTTGGAACCGACTACAAGACAAAGGATGGTACAGGG GTTAGAGATTACATTCATGTCACTGATTTAGCAGATGGCCATATAGCTGCTCTACGCAAGCTAGATGATCTCAAGATCA ATTGTGAGGTTTACAACCTTGGAACGGGTAATGGAACATCGGTCCTAGAAATGGTCGCTGCCTTTGAGAAGGTATCCGGAAAG AAAATCCCGTTGGTGATGGCCGGGCGACGTCCTGGAGACGCTGAAATTGTTTACGCCTCAACAGAGAAAGCAGAACGCGAGCTAAATTGGAA GGCTAAGCATGGGATCGAAGATATGTGTAGGGATCTATGGAACTGGGCCAGCAATAATCCTTACGGTTACGACTCTTCCAAAGGCTCCTCTTAA
- the LOC108850033 gene encoding uncharacterized protein LOC108850033, which produces MVHGLRTHERISKEFMAIKTDMSKAYDRIEWMYLESLLAALGFDSVFYDWIMRCVKSVSYTVLINGEEQGKVLPNRGLRQGNPLSPFLFDLCTEGLSHKLNEAERRGEITGISFSEEGPAVHHLFFADDSLLLLKANEAECAAVCKILREYEAVSGQMISFQKSAITFGNKVSEEMKTKIKEATGIYNEGGTGKYLGLPECFSGSKVDMLQYIYEKMTARFHGWYAFFLSTGGKEVLLKSVAMAMPVFAMYVFRLPKTTCKRLTSAMANFWWNVQEGKNKMHWVSWERMCLDKEDGGMGFKDLEKFNQALLAKQGWRLLMDPSSLCARVLKSMYYPSGFFLEVKLGSRPSYAWRSILYGRELLTKGLRRNVGSGEQINVWVDKWLFDEVPIAPMRKQTFFNVGLRREVGGSLFLSDIERVLKIKPALGKEDSHEWVHNRSGAYSVKSGYWLACKLDQSLVRKQAQSKPSLNGLRSRVWQVRTAPKIKIFMWKALSNALAVAEECLSRGMKVDSRCQNCGEDGESINHVLFTCPAARVVWASSGIPFPLRGFENRTLHENFYYLLNLGKDRRIPTEGRGTFDANAAALCEEARILRKSKKSKLVGLGWIVRNAEGSTVLHSRRAFNGAQSVLEAKRLGLIWAVESMTSHRLHKVTLEIECPELEGAVNRPKEWPAYRGYGVELEHVLNNIAE; this is translated from the exons ATGGTACACGGACTCAGAACTCATGAAAGAATATCTAAAGAGTTCATGGCGATAAAAACAGATATGTCCAAAGCATATGACCGCATTGAGTGGATGTACTTGGAGAGTTTGCTAGCTGCTTTGGGTTTTGACTCTGTTTTCTATGACTGGATAATGCGTTGTGTAAAATCGGTTTCGTATACGGTTTTGATAAATGGGGAGGAGCAAGGAAAGGTGTTGCCCAACAGAGGATTGAGACAAGGGAATCCTCTGTCTCCTTTCCTTTTCGACCTTTGCACTGAAGGGTTATCTCATAAACTGAATGAGgcagagagaagaggagagatCACGGGCATAAGCTTCTCAGAAGAAGGACCGGCAGTACACCATCTTTTTTTTGCAGACGATTCTCTGCTTTTATTGAAAGCAAATGAAGCTGAATGCGCAGCAGTCTGTAAGATCTTGAGAGAGTATGAAGCAGTGTCTGGCCAGAtgattagttttcagaaatctGCCATCACTTTTGGTAACAAGGTTAGTGAAGAGATGAAAACAAAGATCAAGGAAGCGACTGGGATTTACAATGAAGGTGGGACTGGGAAATACTTGGGCTTGCCGGAGTGTTTTAGTGGTTCGAAAGTGGACATGCTGCAGTACATATATGAGAAGATGACGGCTAGGTTTCATGGATGGTATGCTTTTTTCTTGTCGACTGGGGGGAAGGAAGTGTTGCTGAAATCGGTAGCTATGGCTATGCCAGTTTTCGCAATGTATGTTTTCAGACTTCCAAAAACTACTTGTAAAAGGCTTACTAGTGCGATGGCAAACTTTTGGTGGAATGTACAAGAAGGAAAGAATAAAATGCATTGGGTGTCTTGGGAGAGAATGTGTTTGGATAAGGAGGATGGTGGAATGGGATTTAAAGATCTCGAGAAGTTTAATCAAGCTTTACTTGCAAAGCAAGGTTGGCGGCTACTGATGGATCCATCATCACTCTGTGCTAGAGTTTTGAAGAGCATGTACTATCCTTCGGGGTTTTTCCTAGAGGTTAAGCTTGGCTCAAGACCATCTTATGCGTGGCGCAGTATCTTATATGGTCGTGAGCTGTTGACTAAGGGCCTTAGACGCAACGTAGGCTCTGGAGAGCAGATTAATGTCTGGGTGGATAAGTGGCTTTTCGACGAGGTCCCAATTGCTCCGATGAGGAAGCAAACTTTCTTCAATGTGGGTCTAAGA AGGGAAGTTGGAGGAAGTCTTTTTCTCTCTGATATAGAGAGAGTCTTGAAAATCAAACCGGCTTTGGGGAAGGAAGATTCACATGAGTGGGTTCACAACAGAAGTGGGGCTTATTCAGTGAAATCTGGTTATTGGCTGGCGTGTAAGCTTGATCAATCGTTGGTGAGGAAGCAAGCTCAGAGTAAACCATCGCTTAATGGTCTTAGGAGTCGGGTCTGGCAAGTAAGAACTGCTCCAAAGATCAAAATCTTTATGTGGAAGGCTCTGTCGAATGCTCTTGCAGTTGCTGAAGAATGCCTATCTAGGGGGATGAAGGTGGACTCTAGATGCCAGAACTGTGGTGAAGATGGCGAATCAATAAATCATGTCCTCTTCACTTGTCCAGCTGCTCGCGTTGTGTGGGCTTCTTCGGGTATTCCATTTCCACTTAGAGGTTTTGAGAACAGAACTCTACATGAAAACTTCTACTATCTTCTCAACCTTGGTAAAGATCGAAGGATACCAACGGAG GGAAGAGGCACGTTTGACGCTAACGCAGCAGCTCTTTGTGAAGAGGCTAGGATCTTGAGGAAATCCAAG AAATCAAAGTTAGTGGGACTAGGATGGATAGTCAGAAATGCAGAAGGAAGTACAGTTTTGCATAGTCGACGAGCTTTCAATGGGGCTCAATCTGTTTTAGAGGCTAAGCGTTTGGGTCTGATTTGGGCTGTTGAGAGTATGACTTCGCATAGGCTTCACAAGGTTACCCTGGAGATAGAGTGCCCTGAGTTGGAGGGGGCCGTTAACAGACCAAAAGAGTGGCCGGCGTACAGAGGATATGGTGTGGAGTTGGAACATGTTCTTAATAATATTGCAGAATAG